A stretch of Janibacter endophyticus DNA encodes these proteins:
- a CDS encoding DUF2382 domain-containing protein: protein MISTEQISTLMAGGTVIDAAGEKVGKVGQVYLDDETGQPEWVTANTGLFGTSESFVPLRGATVRGDDEVQVAFDKSVIKDAPRVDADRHLDADDEAELYRYYGIETGGTDQDLRGEGRDVPSEAQATSGPNTDDAMTRSEERLKVGTEKVATGRARLRKYIVTENVTTTVPVQREEVRLEREPITDANRDQALASGDLAEEEHEVTLTEERVVVNKETVPVERVKLGTETVTDEQQVSEEVRKEQIEADLPEEATRRENTERG from the coding sequence ATGATTTCTACCGAGCAGATCAGCACCCTCATGGCTGGCGGCACCGTCATCGACGCGGCCGGCGAGAAGGTCGGCAAGGTCGGCCAGGTCTACCTTGACGACGAGACCGGCCAGCCCGAGTGGGTGACCGCGAACACCGGTCTCTTCGGCACCAGCGAGTCCTTCGTCCCGCTGCGCGGCGCCACAGTGCGCGGCGATGACGAGGTCCAGGTCGCCTTCGACAAGTCCGTCATCAAGGACGCCCCCCGCGTCGACGCCGACCGGCACCTCGACGCCGACGACGAGGCCGAGCTCTACCGCTACTACGGGATCGAGACCGGCGGCACAGACCAGGACCTGCGTGGCGAAGGCCGGGATGTGCCCAGCGAGGCGCAGGCCACCTCCGGCCCCAACACCGATGACGCGATGACCCGCTCGGAGGAGCGCCTGAAGGTGGGCACCGAGAAGGTCGCCACCGGACGGGCCCGGCTGCGCAAGTACATCGTCACCGAGAACGTCACTACCACCGTCCCGGTCCAGCGCGAGGAGGTCCGTCTCGAGCGCGAGCCCATCACCGACGCCAACCGCGACCAGGCCCTGGCCAGCGGCGACCTCGCCGAGGAGGAGCACGAGGTGACTCTCACCGAGGAGCGCGTCGTGGTCAACAAGGAGACCGTCCCGGTCGAGCGCGTCAAGCTCGGCACCGAGACCGTTACCGACGAGCAGCAGGTCAGTGAAGAGGTGCGCAAGGAGCAGATCGAGGCCGATCTGCCCGAAGAGGCCACCCGGCGCGAGAACACCGAGCGCGGCTGA
- a CDS encoding mechanosensitive ion channel family protein, whose product MENALNELWVAVALYVPKIAMFLLILVIGWIVAKVLGKAADKILERVGFDRAVERGGVKRALAKSQYDASSIVGRLVYYTLILFVLQLAFGVFGPNPVSDLLTRVIAFLPSIVVAIVIVVLAAAIATAVRELIANTIGGLSYGKILANIAAAFILGLGIIAALNQVGIATSVTLPVLITVLATIGGILVVGVGGGLIKPMQARWESYLGTMESETQNIKAEVAKAPSVKEQAQQAKDKAQAAEVRTRPTGGAQAADVPFDRNQG is encoded by the coding sequence ATGGAGAACGCGTTGAACGAGTTGTGGGTTGCCGTGGCGCTGTACGTGCCCAAGATCGCCATGTTCCTGCTCATCCTGGTCATCGGGTGGATCGTGGCCAAGGTCCTCGGCAAGGCCGCCGACAAGATCCTTGAGCGGGTCGGCTTTGACCGCGCCGTGGAGCGTGGCGGGGTCAAGCGGGCATTGGCGAAGTCGCAGTACGACGCCTCCTCGATCGTGGGCAGGCTCGTCTACTACACCCTGATCCTGTTCGTGCTCCAGCTCGCCTTCGGTGTCTTCGGGCCCAACCCGGTGAGCGACCTGCTCACCCGGGTCATCGCCTTCCTGCCCAGCATCGTCGTGGCCATCGTCATCGTGGTGCTGGCCGCTGCAATCGCCACGGCCGTGCGCGAGCTCATCGCCAACACCATCGGGGGGCTGTCCTACGGCAAGATCCTGGCCAACATCGCCGCCGCGTTCATCCTGGGTCTGGGCATCATCGCCGCTCTGAACCAGGTCGGCATCGCCACCAGCGTCACCCTGCCCGTCCTGATCACCGTCCTGGCCACCATCGGCGGCATCCTCGTCGTCGGTGTCGGCGGCGGCCTGATCAAGCCCATGCAGGCCCGCTGGGAGAGCTACCTCGGGACGATGGAGAGCGAGACCCAGAACATCAAGGCCGAGGTCGCCAAGGCCCCCTCGGTCAAGGAGCAGGCCCAGCAGGCCAAGGACAAGGCCCAGGCCGCTGAGGTGCGCACCCGCCCCACCGGTGGCGCTCAGGCCGCCGACGTCCCCTTCGACCGCAACCAGGGCTGA
- a CDS encoding pyrophosphate--fructose-6-phosphate 1-phosphotransferase, which translates to MTVKTVAMLTAGGLAPCLSSAVGGLIERYTALAPDVRIIGYVDGYAGLLTGRSIEVTDEVRRDAARLHRFGGSPLGNSRVKLTNVEDCVRRGLVPEGGNPLHVAAEQLEADGVDVLHTIGGDDTNTTAADLAAYLAEHDYGLQVVGLPKTIDNDVVPIRQSLGAWTAAEQGAIFARNVLAEHSSNPRMLIIHEVMGRHCGWLTAETARRHHAWVGEQEFVPAFGNDHRRWDVHAVFVPERHVDLDAEAERLRAVMDEIGCVNIFLSEGAGVSDIVAQLEAAGQEVPRDPFGHVQLDKVNPGAWFAKQFAELVGAEKVMVQKSGYFARSAAANDEDLALIKECTDLAVDTAFAGGSGVIGHDEERGEELRAIEFPRIAGGKAFDVEVGWFSELLGSIGQR; encoded by the coding sequence ATGACCGTCAAGACCGTCGCCATGCTCACCGCAGGCGGGCTCGCCCCCTGCCTGTCCTCTGCCGTCGGCGGTCTCATCGAGAGATACACCGCGCTCGCTCCCGACGTCCGGATCATCGGGTACGTCGACGGCTACGCCGGTCTGCTCACCGGTCGCTCGATCGAGGTCACCGACGAGGTGCGTCGTGACGCGGCGCGGCTGCACCGCTTCGGCGGCAGCCCCCTCGGCAACAGCCGGGTCAAGCTGACCAACGTCGAGGACTGCGTCCGGCGTGGGCTGGTGCCCGAGGGCGGCAACCCCCTCCACGTCGCGGCCGAGCAGCTCGAGGCCGACGGCGTCGACGTCCTGCACACCATCGGCGGGGACGACACCAACACGACCGCCGCGGACCTTGCGGCCTACCTCGCCGAGCACGACTACGGTCTCCAGGTCGTCGGTCTGCCGAAGACCATCGACAACGACGTCGTGCCGATCCGCCAGAGCCTCGGGGCGTGGACGGCGGCCGAGCAGGGCGCGATCTTCGCCCGCAACGTCCTCGCCGAGCACTCCTCGAACCCGCGCATGCTCATCATCCATGAGGTTATGGGGCGCCACTGCGGCTGGCTGACGGCCGAGACCGCGCGCCGCCACCACGCCTGGGTCGGCGAGCAGGAGTTCGTCCCGGCCTTCGGCAACGACCACCGCCGTTGGGACGTCCACGCCGTCTTCGTCCCAGAGAGGCACGTCGACCTCGATGCGGAGGCCGAGCGACTCCGTGCGGTGATGGACGAGATCGGCTGCGTCAACATCTTCCTCAGCGAGGGCGCCGGGGTCTCCGACATCGTCGCCCAGCTCGAGGCGGCCGGCCAGGAGGTCCCGCGTGACCCCTTCGGCCACGTCCAGCTCGACAAGGTCAACCCGGGTGCCTGGTTCGCCAAGCAGTTCGCGGAGCTCGTCGGAGCGGAGAAGGTCATGGTCCAGAAGTCGGGCTACTTCGCCCGGTCGGCGGCCGCCAACGACGAGGACCTCGCCCTCATCAAGGAGTGCACCGACCTCGCCGTCGACACCGCGTTCGCGGGCGGGTCCGGTGTCATCGGCCACGACGAGGAGCGTGGCGAGGAGCTGCGCGCGATCGAGTTCCCCCGCATCGCCGGCGGCAAGGCCTTCGACGTCGAGGTCGGATGGTTCTCCGAGCTGCTCGGGAGCATCGGCCAGCGCTAG
- a CDS encoding LytR C-terminal domain-containing protein: protein MADEDGRWTARPAAGYEVLRVDELDESAKRVLARRRRRRAILLVTLPGLVLGTATVATAYSVNLLGKPEVVCVPERVVGPARDSFKIHLQNSNDTAGLARSVASTLEDRGFVISQVSNADDRVYVKGAATIYHGTESRDNALLVQQQIPGAKLWFDGRAGKDVNVILGYGYTELTDEEEPPPPSPSEITLSVYNTTYREGLAKDVADELADRGFTVDATGNDPSGAYLPDEVAVIRYGPDGAKAAARLSEHVPGATTQRVERREGEAVDLVLGNAYSDLVPITEVPEVVPFVRPPDHIERPCTAS, encoded by the coding sequence ATGGCTGACGAGGATGGCCGCTGGACGGCGCGACCTGCTGCGGGGTACGAGGTGCTCCGGGTCGACGAGCTCGACGAGTCGGCGAAGCGGGTCCTTGCCCGCCGTCGCCGCCGACGCGCCATCCTCCTCGTGACGCTGCCCGGTCTCGTCCTCGGCACGGCCACCGTGGCGACGGCGTACAGCGTCAACCTCCTCGGCAAGCCGGAGGTGGTGTGCGTCCCCGAGCGGGTCGTTGGGCCTGCTCGCGACTCCTTCAAGATCCACCTGCAGAACTCCAACGACACCGCCGGTCTGGCTCGCTCCGTGGCCAGCACCCTCGAGGACCGCGGATTCGTCATCTCGCAGGTGAGCAACGCCGACGACCGGGTCTACGTCAAGGGCGCCGCGACGATCTACCACGGCACCGAGAGCCGTGACAACGCGCTGCTCGTGCAGCAGCAGATCCCAGGCGCCAAGCTGTGGTTCGACGGTCGCGCGGGCAAGGACGTCAACGTGATCCTGGGCTACGGCTACACCGAGCTGACGGACGAGGAGGAGCCCCCGCCGCCGTCTCCCAGCGAGATCACCCTCTCGGTCTACAACACGACCTATCGCGAGGGCCTGGCCAAGGACGTCGCGGACGAGCTGGCAGATCGTGGGTTCACGGTGGACGCGACGGGCAACGATCCCTCCGGCGCATACCTCCCCGACGAGGTCGCCGTGATCCGGTACGGGCCCGACGGCGCGAAGGCCGCCGCTCGCCTCTCCGAGCACGTCCCCGGGGCGACGACCCAGCGTGTCGAGAGGCGCGAGGGGGAGGCCGTCGACCTCGTCCTGGGCAACGCCTACAGTGATCTTGTCCCGATCACCGAGGTCCCTGAGGTCGTGCCCTTCGTGCGTCCGCCGGACCACATCGAGAGGCCCTGCACCGCGTCATGA
- a CDS encoding aspartate-semialdehyde dehydrogenase → MTSTRAAGTGSGDRPTLAVVGATGRFAEALVGAMALHEDRWGEIRLLSPRMTTRTLPVRGREQPIEVLGENSFDDVDVALFNLPSDRTTEWTSRAVAAGAVVVDASSAHRLDDDVPLVVPGINDAALRHRPAGIVAVPGPVTWSLIDAAHVLHRGWELQLLVVTGLVAADSHSDGGVERLRAEMAALVDGRPAGLSPGDVRAAISDLPGSSPFPAPLALNVVPWVGRPAGDGWTTAERSVEAEIRKILDLPHVPVIATLVQVPVVSGHSMSIHARLARPVKPDQVSRAFVEAPALVVVDTHGGGDVPTPVDVVGIDPRFVGRIRQPAGLGHNIEVFLSAGTLRRGAAAMLNIAAELVR, encoded by the coding sequence GTGACCTCGACCCGCGCCGCGGGGACCGGGTCGGGCGACCGCCCGACCCTGGCGGTCGTCGGCGCGACAGGGCGTTTCGCGGAGGCCCTCGTGGGTGCGATGGCGCTGCACGAGGACCGGTGGGGCGAGATCAGGCTGCTCTCGCCGAGGATGACGACCCGGACCCTGCCGGTCCGCGGCCGAGAGCAGCCGATCGAGGTGCTGGGAGAGAACTCCTTCGACGACGTCGACGTAGCCCTCTTCAACCTGCCGAGCGACCGCACGACCGAGTGGACGTCACGCGCCGTGGCGGCTGGGGCGGTCGTCGTCGACGCCAGCTCGGCCCATCGGCTCGACGACGACGTCCCCCTCGTCGTGCCCGGCATCAACGACGCAGCGCTCCGCCATCGGCCGGCCGGGATCGTCGCGGTCCCCGGCCCGGTCACCTGGTCGCTCATCGACGCGGCTCACGTCCTCCACCGCGGGTGGGAGCTGCAGCTGCTCGTCGTCACCGGCCTCGTCGCGGCCGACAGCCACTCCGACGGGGGTGTCGAGCGACTGCGGGCCGAGATGGCAGCGCTCGTCGACGGGCGGCCCGCGGGGCTCTCCCCGGGCGATGTCCGGGCGGCGATCTCGGACCTCCCGGGGTCCTCACCCTTCCCCGCGCCCCTGGCGCTCAACGTCGTGCCGTGGGTGGGTCGGCCCGCGGGTGACGGCTGGACCACTGCAGAGCGCTCGGTCGAGGCGGAGATCCGCAAGATCCTCGACCTCCCTCATGTCCCGGTCATCGCCACCCTCGTCCAGGTGCCGGTCGTGTCGGGCCACTCGATGTCCATCCATGCCCGGCTCGCCCGCCCGGTGAAACCGGACCAGGTGAGCAGGGCCTTCGTCGAGGCACCCGCGCTCGTCGTCGTCGACACCCACGGTGGCGGTGACGTCCCCACCCCGGTGGACGTCGTCGGCATCGACCCCCGTTTCGTCGGCCGGATCCGGCAGCCGGCGGGCCTGGGTCACAACATCGAGGTCTTCCTCAGCGCCGGCACCCTGCGCCGCGGAGCCGCCGCCATGCTCAACATCGCCGCCGAGCTCGTCCGCTGA
- a CDS encoding aspartate kinase gives MSLVVQKYGGSSLSDAESIKRVARRIVDTKKAGHDVCVVVSAMGDTTDELLDLANEVSPMPPAREMDMLLTAGERISMALVAMAIDSLGSTVRSFTGSQAGVITDDSHGKARIIDVTPGRITSAIDEGHIVIVAGFQGVSQGSKEITTLGRGGSDTTAVALAAALQADVCEIYTDVDGIFTADPRIVPSARQIKHISHEEMLEMAASGAKILHLRCVEYARRFDMPIHVRSSFSHKEGTWVGGQPQGETVEDPIIGGVAHDRTEAKITVVGVPDSPGKAGEIFQGVADAQINLDMIVQNVSATETGLTDISFTLPMTDGQKAIEALDRLRATVGFEQLIYDDQIGKISLVGAGMRTHPGVSATFFKALADAGVNIEMISTSEIRISVITRSDQLDDAVRAVHSAFGLDTADGEAVVYGGTGR, from the coding sequence GTGAGCCTGGTTGTCCAGAAGTACGGCGGTTCCTCGCTGTCCGATGCCGAGAGCATCAAGCGGGTGGCCCGACGCATCGTCGACACCAAGAAGGCGGGTCACGACGTGTGCGTCGTCGTCTCCGCGATGGGTGACACGACCGACGAGCTCCTCGACCTCGCCAACGAGGTCAGCCCCATGCCCCCTGCCCGCGAGATGGACATGCTCCTCACCGCCGGCGAGCGGATCTCCATGGCGCTCGTCGCGATGGCCATCGACAGCCTCGGCAGCACGGTCCGGTCCTTCACGGGCTCCCAGGCGGGCGTCATCACCGACGACAGCCACGGCAAGGCCCGCATCATCGACGTCACCCCCGGCCGCATCACCTCGGCCATCGACGAGGGCCACATCGTCATCGTCGCCGGCTTCCAGGGCGTCAGCCAGGGGAGCAAGGAGATCACCACCCTCGGTCGCGGCGGGTCGGACACGACCGCGGTCGCCCTCGCGGCGGCACTGCAGGCCGACGTCTGCGAGATCTACACCGACGTCGACGGCATCTTCACCGCCGACCCCCGCATCGTCCCGTCCGCCCGCCAGATCAAGCACATCTCCCACGAGGAGATGCTCGAGATGGCCGCGTCGGGCGCCAAGATCCTGCACCTGCGGTGCGTCGAGTACGCCCGCCGATTCGACATGCCGATCCACGTCCGCTCGTCCTTCTCCCACAAGGAGGGCACGTGGGTGGGCGGCCAACCTCAAGGAGAGACCGTGGAAGACCCGATCATCGGCGGCGTCGCGCACGACCGCACCGAGGCCAAGATCACCGTCGTCGGCGTGCCCGACAGCCCCGGCAAGGCCGGCGAGATCTTCCAGGGCGTCGCGGACGCCCAGATCAACCTCGACATGATCGTCCAGAACGTCTCCGCGACCGAGACCGGCCTGACCGACATCTCCTTCACCCTCCCGATGACCGACGGGCAGAAGGCGATCGAGGCCCTCGACCGGCTGCGCGCCACCGTGGGCTTCGAGCAGCTGATCTACGACGACCAGATCGGCAAGATCTCTCTCGTCGGTGCGGGGATGCGGACGCACCCCGGCGTCTCGGCGACCTTCTTCAAGGCGCTGGCCGACGCCGGCGTCAACATCGAGATGATCTCGACCTCCGAGATCCGGATCTCGGTCATCACCCGCTCTGACCAGCTCGACGACGCCGTCCGCGCCGTGCACTCCGCCTTCGGGCTCGACACGGCCGACGGCGAGGCCGTGGTCTACGGCGGCACCGGACGGTGA
- a CDS encoding DUF5063 domain-containing protein: MPEYDETRLLADECAAEARYFVETTVEVASGAAPESAIPLLLLATSQVQLMGARLGAIADVVLVERFEPDAPDSDVDPLREGIARLFDGLDEYADLEDPVTSGAVTSGSLSNDLAIITEALTHGLAHHSAGRTTEALWWWQFSYLSVWGERAAMAVRVLQGLLAHVRLDADEETVADAEFDALHG, from the coding sequence ATGCCTGAGTACGACGAGACCCGCCTGCTCGCCGACGAGTGCGCCGCCGAGGCCCGCTACTTCGTCGAGACCACCGTGGAGGTCGCCTCCGGCGCCGCGCCCGAGTCGGCGATCCCGCTGCTCCTCCTCGCGACGAGCCAGGTCCAGCTCATGGGTGCCCGGCTCGGGGCGATCGCTGACGTCGTGCTCGTCGAGCGTTTCGAGCCCGATGCGCCCGACTCGGACGTCGACCCGCTGCGCGAGGGCATCGCCCGGCTCTTCGACGGGCTCGACGAGTACGCGGATCTCGAGGACCCCGTGACCTCGGGGGCGGTGACGTCGGGATCGCTCTCCAACGATCTCGCGATCATCACCGAGGCGCTGACCCACGGGCTGGCCCACCACTCGGCAGGCCGCACGACCGAGGCGCTGTGGTGGTGGCAGTTCAGCTATCTCTCGGTCTGGGGCGAGCGCGCGGCCATGGCCGTCCGGGTCCTCCAGGGCCTGCTGGCCCACGTCCGGCTCGACGCCGACGAGGAGACCGTCGCGGACGCCGAGTTCGACGCGCTGCACGGCTGA
- the recR gene encoding recombination mediator RecR, producing MYEGVVQDLIDELGRLPGVGPKSAQRIAFHLLQADPHDVQRLVQALTEVKARVAFCETCGNVAEGPQCRICADPRRDPTAICVVEEPKDVVAIERTREFRGRYHVLGGAISPLDGVGPDDLRLSELMARLSSGDIAEIIIATDPNLEGEATAAYLARLLQPFEIRVTRLASGLPVGGDLEYADEVTLGRAFEGRKLLNA from the coding sequence GTGTACGAAGGCGTGGTCCAGGACCTCATCGACGAGCTCGGGCGGCTGCCCGGGGTCGGGCCGAAGAGTGCCCAGCGCATCGCCTTCCACCTGCTCCAGGCCGACCCCCACGACGTCCAGCGGCTCGTCCAGGCGCTCACCGAGGTCAAGGCCAGGGTTGCCTTCTGCGAGACGTGCGGCAACGTCGCCGAGGGACCGCAGTGCCGGATCTGCGCCGACCCCCGCCGCGACCCGACGGCCATCTGCGTCGTCGAGGAGCCCAAGGATGTCGTCGCCATCGAGCGGACCCGCGAGTTCCGTGGCCGCTACCACGTCCTCGGCGGTGCGATCAGCCCGCTCGACGGCGTCGGCCCCGACGACCTGCGCCTCTCCGAGCTCATGGCGCGCCTCTCTTCGGGCGACATCGCGGAGATCATCATCGCGACCGACCCCAACCTCGAGGGTGAGGCGACCGCGGCCTACCTCGCCCGGCTGCTCCAGCCCTTCGAGATCCGGGTGACCCGGCTCGCCTCCGGCCTGCCCGTCGGTGGCGACCTCGAGTACGCCGACGAGGTCACTCTCGGCCGGGCCTTCGAGGGAAGGAAGCTGCTCAATGCCTGA
- a CDS encoding DNA polymerase III subunit gamma and tau, with translation MSTALYRRYRPETFADVIGQEQVTEPLSTALRSGRINHAYLFSGPRGCGKTTSARILARCLNCEQGPTPEPCGECDSCVALARGGAGTVDVIEIDAASHGGVDDARDLRERASFGPAQSRYKIYIIDEAHMVTPQGFNALLKIVEEPPEHVKFVFATTEPEKVIGTIRSRTHHYPFRLVPPARLTEYLEQLCQSEGVSVEPGVLSFVVRAGGGSVRDSLSVLDQLIAGSGPEGLTYEGAASLLGFTDAELLDAVVTAFGVGDAGAVFRHLHDVIETGLDPRRFVEDLLERLRDLIVVLAAPDGARAILRGLPEDQVERMRTQAAAFGAASLTRAASIVNEGLTEMTGATSPRLQLELIAARVLLPGASGESGYAARIDRLERRMDVGGVPTAAAGQGAPDARAAGSAPPSPAAAAPAPARQAAHAPAPERAPAPERAPEPAPVSVSERPAVREPEPTSVRAPEPQLAPAAASVPAPADPPSSSSPGQGGLDLEAIRRSWPDVLGRIYQMRRATWTFLSEHGQVISYDGQRLVIGISTTGLANAFRAGSHADVVRQALIDALGVDARVEGIATPDAQPTPEPSTPAQASMPRRAPQQEAAPPAERPRPDPPAPTAGGDVGVPAATQAPDSRPDWSATPADPGSAPTWATADPFATRPESAATPQDRPAPAPEPVAPTPAARPGALDGYGVSEDDEDIVEAGDAGPAVVERILGGTVIREDEV, from the coding sequence GTGAGCACCGCCCTCTACCGTCGCTACCGGCCCGAGACCTTCGCTGACGTCATCGGCCAGGAGCAGGTCACCGAGCCGCTGTCGACGGCGCTGCGCTCAGGGCGGATCAACCACGCCTACCTCTTCTCCGGCCCGCGCGGCTGCGGCAAGACGACGAGCGCCCGGATCCTGGCCCGCTGCCTCAACTGCGAGCAGGGGCCGACGCCCGAGCCGTGCGGAGAGTGCGACAGCTGCGTCGCGCTGGCTCGCGGGGGAGCGGGGACGGTCGACGTCATCGAGATCGACGCGGCGAGCCACGGTGGTGTCGACGACGCCCGGGACCTGCGCGAGCGGGCCTCCTTCGGCCCGGCGCAGAGCCGCTACAAGATCTACATCATCGACGAGGCGCACATGGTGACGCCGCAGGGCTTCAACGCGCTGCTCAAGATCGTCGAGGAGCCGCCGGAGCACGTGAAGTTCGTCTTCGCGACCACCGAGCCGGAGAAGGTCATCGGCACGATCCGCAGCCGGACCCACCACTACCCCTTCCGCCTCGTCCCGCCGGCCCGGCTCACCGAGTACCTCGAGCAGCTCTGCCAGAGCGAAGGGGTGTCCGTCGAGCCGGGTGTGCTCTCCTTCGTCGTCCGGGCGGGTGGGGGATCGGTGCGTGACTCGCTCTCGGTCCTCGACCAGCTCATCGCGGGGTCGGGCCCTGAGGGGCTGACCTACGAGGGGGCTGCGTCCCTGCTCGGCTTTACGGACGCCGAGCTGCTCGACGCGGTCGTCACCGCCTTCGGCGTCGGTGACGCGGGTGCGGTCTTCCGGCACCTGCACGACGTCATCGAGACGGGGCTGGACCCGCGGCGCTTCGTCGAGGACCTCCTCGAGCGGCTGCGCGACCTCATCGTCGTCCTCGCCGCGCCCGACGGCGCCCGGGCCATCCTCCGCGGTCTGCCCGAGGACCAGGTCGAGCGCATGCGGACGCAGGCGGCCGCCTTCGGTGCGGCCTCGCTGACCCGGGCCGCCTCGATCGTCAACGAGGGGCTCACCGAGATGACGGGTGCGACCTCCCCGCGCCTCCAGCTCGAGCTCATCGCGGCGCGGGTGCTTCTGCCCGGTGCGTCCGGGGAGAGCGGCTACGCCGCCCGGATCGACCGCCTCGAGCGGCGCATGGACGTCGGTGGTGTGCCCACCGCAGCGGCCGGTCAGGGCGCGCCGGACGCGCGCGCCGCGGGCTCCGCGCCGCCGTCGCCCGCAGCGGCTGCCCCGGCGCCCGCCCGCCAGGCTGCTCACGCACCGGCACCCGAGCGGGCGCCCGCTCCCGAGCGGGCCCCCGAGCCGGCTCCCGTGAGCGTGAGCGAGCGTCCTGCCGTCCGGGAGCCCGAGCCGACCTCGGTCCGGGCGCCGGAGCCCCAGCTGGCCCCGGCTGCCGCTTCCGTCCCCGCGCCGGCGGACCCCCCTTCGTCATCCAGCCCCGGCCAGGGCGGACTCGACCTCGAGGCGATCCGACGGTCCTGGCCCGACGTCCTCGGGCGGATCTACCAGATGCGCCGCGCGACGTGGACCTTCCTCTCCGAGCACGGGCAGGTCATCTCCTACGACGGGCAGCGGCTCGTCATCGGCATCAGCACGACCGGGCTGGCCAACGCCTTCCGTGCCGGGTCGCACGCCGACGTCGTGCGGCAGGCGCTCATCGACGCCCTCGGCGTCGACGCCCGCGTCGAGGGGATCGCGACCCCGGACGCGCAGCCGACGCCCGAGCCGAGCACGCCCGCCCAGGCCTCCATGCCCCGTCGTGCGCCTCAGCAGGAGGCGGCCCCGCCGGCCGAGCGGCCTCGCCCGGACCCTCCGGCTCCCACGGCCGGCGGCGACGTCGGTGTCCCCGCCGCCACCCAGGCACCGGACTCCCGGCCTGACTGGTCGGCGACGCCCGCCGATCCCGGGTCCGCCCCGACCTGGGCGACCGCGGACCCCTTCGCCACCCGGCCCGAGTCGGCGGCCACCCCGCAGGACCGCCCGGCTCCCGCCCCAGAGCCGGTGGCGCCGACGCCGGCCGCGCGCCCGGGCGCGCTCGACGGGTACGGGGTCAGCGAGGACGACGAGGACATCGTCGAGGCCGGTGACGCCGGCCCGGCCGTCGTCGAGCGGATCCTCGGCGGCACGGTGATCCGCGAGGACGAGGTCTGA
- a CDS encoding NADPH-dependent FMN reductase has translation MDIAIIIGSTRPGRIGEQVAEWVLEQARSRDDATFELVDLKDYDLDLLNEPTVPGAANREYENPKTRRWSEKIDSFDGFVFVTPEYNHGVPAALKNAFDVLYPEWAHKGIAFVGYGAESGVRAVEHWRTIVANAQMHVTRGQVALSTMDDFEDQKTLTPREYKAKDVRNVLAQLVKLTRATSTLRA, from the coding sequence ATGGACATCGCGATCATCATCGGCAGCACCCGCCCCGGCCGCATCGGCGAGCAGGTCGCCGAGTGGGTGCTCGAGCAGGCGCGGTCGCGCGACGACGCCACCTTCGAGCTGGTCGACCTCAAGGACTACGACCTCGACCTGCTCAACGAGCCGACCGTGCCCGGCGCCGCGAACCGTGAGTACGAGAACCCCAAGACCCGCCGGTGGAGCGAGAAGATCGACTCCTTCGACGGCTTCGTCTTCGTCACGCCCGAGTACAACCACGGCGTCCCGGCGGCGCTGAAGAACGCCTTCGACGTGCTCTACCCGGAGTGGGCGCACAAGGGCATCGCCTTCGTCGGGTACGGCGCCGAGTCGGGCGTGCGCGCCGTCGAGCACTGGCGCACGATCGTCGCGAACGCGCAGATGCACGTCACCCGCGGCCAGGTCGCGCTGTCGACGATGGATGACTTCGAGGACCAGAAGACCCTCACGCCGCGGGAGTACAAGGCCAAGGACGTCCGCAACGTCCTCGCCCAGCTCGTCAAGCTCACCCGCGCGACGAGCACCCTTCGCGCCTGA